AAAGTGGTGGCTCAAAAGCCATTCATCGAACAGCAAGTCGACCGGACAGTAATGAACGTTGAAAACAGCATCGTAGCTAGTGGCAACACCGCCCTGGAAGTGCTGGAGAAAGCACCCGGTGTTACCATCGACCGTCAGAACGACCAGATTCAGTTAAAAGGGAAGGCAGGCGTGATTGTCTATATCGACGGAAAACAGACCTACCTCTCGCAACAGGAAGTATCGAATCTGCTGAAAAATACGCCCAGCGACAACATTGCGTCGATTGAGATTATCACAAATCCTGGTTCTAAATACGATGCGGCTGGTAATTCAGGGATCATCAACATCAAGATGAAGAAAAACAAGAACTTCGGCACCAATGGTAATGTGATCATAGGGGCGGGTTATGGCTGGGTGAAAAACCTTACCGGTGCTCGTGATGATCTGCCGAAATTCAATACCTCGATCAATCTGAACCACCGCGAGGGTAAAGTCAACCTGTTTGGTAACTATAGCTATACAAACCGCCAAAGTTCGCAAAGCAACGAATTGAACCGAGTAATTCCCTTTGAGGGCAAGAATACGTACTTCGACCAGATATCGTTTCGGCCGAACCAGTTTGAAGGGCATTCGTATAAGGCAGGGATGGATTATTTCATCAATCAGAAAAGCACTGTTGGGGTATTGGTCAACGGTTTCTCGAACGACTGGGAATCGGCTGGGCAGAACAATACCATGATCAGCAACGAAAATCGTCTATTGACCAGCAAAGCCATTACACAAACCGGCATGGGCAATAAAATGTCGAACATCACTACGAACCTCAACTATAAATACGATATGGGAAAAGGCCGTGAGTGGACTGTCGACGCCGATTACGTGCACTATGGTGGTATGAATACCAATAACCTGAGTACCGCCTATACCAATGCAGCAAACCTTCCCACTCGATTGAATCAGGATGTTCGGAACAACATGCCGTCGACCATCAACATTATGGCTTTCAAAACGGATTATGTACTGCCAACGAAGACAGGTAAGTGGGAAATAGGGCTGAAAAGCAGCTACGTACAGGCCGATAATAACAGCATTTACGATACGTTGCAGCAGGAAACCAAAAAATGGTTGCCCGATGCCAGCCGCTCAAACCAGTTTAAGTACGACGAAAATATCAACGCTGGGTATATTAACTACGCTGGCAAACTGGGCAAAACGAAGGTACAGATGGGGTTACGAGCCGAACATACGCACTCGATTGGTACGTCGGTGACGCTGAACCAAACCGTTGACCGGAACTACCTGAATCTGTTTCCAACCCTGTTTCTGTCGCGCCAACTGGATACCAACAACGTACTGAACTTCTCGTACAGCCGTCGGATCGATCGCCCCGATTACCAGAACCTTAACCCGTTCGTGTTCTATCTGGACCCGTATACCTACCAGCAGGGGAATCCGTTCCTGCGGCCACAGTACACCAACGCGGTTGAACTGACCCACGTGTACAAAAATGCCTTTACAACCTCGTTAAGCTTCAGCCGTACCTCGGATTTCATCAACCGCGAAACGCCCCGGCAGATTGCTTCGGAGAACATCACGTTCGTAACCCCCGAAAATCTGGGTAATATGGACAACCTGAGCCTGAATTTGAGTTTTCCCGTAACGGTAACGAGATGGTGGCGGATGCAGAACAATATCAATGCCTATTACCAGCACTACCAGACCTACTATTCGGGCGCTCCTTACGAAGTGAAAATCGGGGCCTACAATGTGTATACCTCGCAAAACTTTACCCTGAGCAAAAGTGTGTCGGCCGAAGTGTCGGGCTGGTACAACTCGGCATCGCAGTATGGCTTCTACCGGGCACAACCCATGGGCGCTTTCAATGTGGGCGTACAGAAGAAAATGATGGACGGCAAGGGTAGTCTGAAATTGAACGTGAGCGATCCATTCTGGCTGAACCAGTTCAATGGTCGGGCGGTCGTTCAGGACATTAACTTCCGGGTATTGTCGCGTTGGGAAAGCCGTCGCATTATGCTGACATTCTCGTACCGCTTCGGCAATCAAAACGTTAAAAACGCTCGTCAACGCAACTCCGCTACCTCGTCCGAACAAAACCGGGTAGGCGGGCAGAACTGATAGAGAATATAGGATATACGATGTATGATATATGAAGTAGTTGACCAGTAGACACATCCTATCTCATACATCCTACATAATTACGGACTTAGTTTAGGTTAAGAAAACGCGAAAGCCAGCCCCACGTTGAGGACTGGCTTTTTTGTATGCTTCGTGGCTTTATAGGGACTCGAACCCCAACCAACAGTTCCGAAGACTGTGATGCTATCCATTACACCATAAAGCCAAGCGCACAAAACTACGCTTTTCTGCGGAAATGTAAAAATACAGCCTTTATGGGTTTACCTTTTTCCTGGAAAAATAAATAAGCGGGATAGGCCCAATACCTCTCATTCTATTTTAATCTACATAAAAAAAATAGCTTTTTACTCATTTGTATGCAAAGATTAACATAGTATAGCTCTAATATGCCAAAAAGAAAATAAGCTGATTTACAGTGTACCAACATTTAGGTATGTATAGGCAAAGCGTATTATATTTACTTATTATCTCACCAAGATCCTTAAAATAAAATGACTACTCAACCCAATGTTAATCTACTTAAACAGTACATTACCACCTTAATAGCTCCCGAGGCTATTTTTCCGGGAATTGCTCCTCGCACCTTTGACAACGAGTTTAGTCGGACAGAGTTAGAGGCTATTTATTTTTGCCTGTCCTTTATCATTAAACAGGTAAATCCAGTAAAGCATAGGGCACTGATTACAAGTTTTAAGCGTGTGCGTAAACCTAATCTAGCCATGCACTGTTTTCTAAGAGCCTTCTGGCGGCAGCTTATTTCTATAATCTACATCTACTCGTTCCAATCAAAACACTTCTATTTGCCAATGAATTAGTAGGTTGGGGTAGGCAATAGTGGGCAACATACTTTCTGGCCTTAGCCTGTTTGAGTATCAAGGGCGAGCCAACTTAAGTCTGCCGCTGATAGATGATAATTTGGTGAAATTATCGTATATTGGTAACAGTGTCTTGATTAATCGGTTAAGGTCCCTATTTTTGTTGGCAATACCCGATTTTACCCCAACTTTATATGCTATGCTAAGTCGCGTTGCTAACTCAGTTTATTGGATGCACCGCTATATTGAACGGGCTGAGAACTATGCTCGTTTCATGAGTGTGAATTTCAACCTGGCCCTCGATTTGCCACCCAATGTTGATCAGCAGTGGGAGCCGTTATTGACAGCGACGGCTGATAATGAGCGGTTTAAGAAATATTATTCGGAGCCTACGCGTGAGAATGTTATTCATTTCATGACGTTCGATAAGCGAAATCCGAATTCAATCGTGTCGTGCCTGAGCGATGCTCGCGAAAACGCCCGAACTATTCGGGAAGTTATCTCCAAAGAGATGTGGGAACACCTGAATACGTTCTATCTAATGGTACGCGATACTTCGCCAAAGCAACAGTGGGAGCAGACGCAGACGCAAAACTTTTTTACGGAAATTCGGAATAGCATACAGCTTTTTTATGGAATCATTGATGCAACAATTACCCGTAATGAAGCCTGGCACTTTGGGCGATTGGGGCGTTTTTTAGAGCGGGCGGATAAAACATCCCGGTTTCTGGATGTGAAGTATTTTACACTTCTCCCCGAAATAGAGCTGGTTGGATCAACCATCGATTTGATGATCTGGTCAGCGGTTCTGAAATCGGTTAGTGCGTATAATATGCACCGTCAGCAGTATCGGTCGCTGACACCGGCCAGTATTGTCGAATTTCTGATTTTAGATAAGATGTTTCCGCGAGCTGTGGCGCATTGTATCCGGCAGGCTGAATTATCGCTCTACGAAATTTCAGGGAATAACATTACACAAGGTTTTGGGAACTCTGCCGAACGCATGCTGTCTAAGCTAAGAACCGATATTGAGTTTACCGAAACGGCCGATATTTTTAAGACAGGCCTCCACCAATATCTCGATAACTTCCAGACGCGTACTAATACTGTTGGCGACGCTATCTTTCAAACCTACTTCGATTTAAAGCCGATTGAGGTGTAAAACGAAAGCGTTTGCGATCGGTTTATAAGGAAGAATCTTATTCATACCTTAGCTCACAAGCAGGGCTACGTTAAGATTCTTCCTTCTTCAGTATAATACAACCGATTATTTGGGGCCTGCATTAAGCAGGTTCGTTAGTAGAAGATGGGAAATGTCAAAGCCAGATAGGCCATTCCAGCCCGGTGACGAAAACGGTTATTATCGGCGACGACATCGCGATTGGATGTTTTCGTTTCGGTAACAAGCCATTGATAGCCTGCTTTGACGGCTAAACGCTGGGTAAGATGAAGCCGGGCATAAACTTCGGTAGCAAGTGTGCCAATGTCATTATCGCCTAACAACCGCACATTAAACCGACTGGGCGATGCTTTTTGAAAAACGTTGTTCCCCTGAAAGTATACATTTACCGAGTCGGCACCCGAAGCCGAGTGAAGCGTAAATTGACCCGTCGAGGATTTGTAACGACCTGTGCGTGATTTCCCGATTGTCAATCCCAACAGATCGGCACTGGCCCCTATTTCGACTTTCCCCAGATTGATTTGCGCCCGAATGCCCACATTGAGTGAGGTCATGGTCACATAATCGTACCGGATAGTATCGATATTTTTAATGACAAGCGGAGCGCCCAGAGCCGCAAAGCCTGTTTTTTCGCGAGTTAGTCGGGCTGGGGCTGTGTAGTAGTCAAGATTATCACCGTAAAATGCACCCAGTCGCAGGTTCCAGCCCAGCGAAAACAGTTTTCGTTCGCCTACATTAAGCATTTGGTAGTAGGCAATGGATGGATTGTAATGATTAGTGGAGTAAGCCATTCCCAGATCGTATCCGCTACTCAGACGAGCTGCTACAGGCGATTGGGCGAAGCTATAGGTAGAAATAAGCAGTAAAAGCGGAATCAGAACTTTCTTCATGCAGACAAATCAGGCTGTTCGAGCAGGCAAAGTTAGATGGATTCGCCGTTATCAGGTAATCTGATCGTGTCCGGGTCTTCCTAAACATACCCTACGGTAACGGCAAACGGTAGTTTTTTACTAACCCGACTTAAGGCTCTGTTGTTTTTTCGAGTAAGCGGTTTTAGCAAACGACGGAATTAGACCCGCTTTATGCGGAGGTATCCAAACAGAAAAATACTGGAGTGAAGACGCGTCTGTTTCACTCCAGCATTCTGTACTAATTTACCGCTTTGAGCACAACAGCACCTAGCGGAGGTATATTTAATTGGATCGATTGAGAGCGGCCATGCCAGGCTTCCTGCTCACTGGCAATAGGCGTTGCATTCAACACACCGCTACCGTAAAACTCCGTAGCATCGCTATTGAAAATTTCCTTATACGAACCTGCCGCTGGTACACCTATCCGGTAATGAGCGCGCGGAATGGGCGTCATGTTCAGCACAATCAGTACCGTATCGTTGGGGTTATTGCCTTTCCGGCTATAGGTGATCACGCTGTTTTCACGGTCGGTGGTATCAATCCATTCGAAGCCATCGGCAGAGAAATTACGTTCGTATAAGGCGGGCTCGGTTCGGTAAAGCTGGTTGAGGGCTTTTACACAGGCGGCCATGCCTTTATGCGGGGCGTATTCCAGCAGGTGCCAGTCCAGGCTGGTATCAAACTTCCATTCGGCCGTTTGTCCAAATTCGCCACCCATAAACAGTAATTTGGTACCTGAGTGCGTAAACATGTAAGCAAACAGCAACCGTAGATTCGCAAAACGCTGCCATTCGTCGCCCGGCATTTTACCTACCAGCGATTGCTTACCATACACGACCTCGTCGTGCGACAGGGGCAGCATGAAGTTTTCGGTAAAGGCGTAAATTGTGCTGAACGTTAGTTCGTCCTGATGGTATTTGCGGTAGCCTGGATCGCGTTCGAAGTACCGAAGCGTATCGTTCATCCAGCCCATCATCCACTTCATGCCGAACCCTAAACCACCCGTATAGACCGGACGCGATACACCAGGGAAAGCGGTCGATTCTTCGGCAATCGTCTGGGTATCCGGGAATTCTTTATAAACCGCTTCGTTCAGTTCCTTAAAGAGCGAAATGGCTTCCAGATTTTCGCGACCACCAAACATATTCGGCTCCCATTCGCCCGCATTGCGTGAGTAATCCAGATACAGCATCGACGCTACAGCATCCACTCGGAGCCCGTCGGCATGACAACGATCGAGCCAGAACAGGGCATTACTGAGCAGGAAAGAGCGTACTTCGGGCCGGGTGTAGTTGAATACGTAGCTTTTCCAGTCGGGATGGTAGCCTTTCCGCATATCCGGGTGTTCGTACAGATGCGAACCGTCGAATTCGTACAAACCATGCGCATCGCCGGGGAAGTGGGAGGGAACCCAGTCGAGCAAGACACCGATGCCAGCCTGATGCAGTCGTTCGATAAGCCGCATAAAATCCTGTGCTGTGCCAAACCGGCTGCTGGGTGCATAATAGCCCGTAATCTGGTAGCCCCAGGAGGGGGCATACGGATACTGCATAACGGGCATAAACTCCACATGGGTGAAGCCCATCTCCTGCACATACGGAACCAGGGCATCAGCAATTTCGCCGTAACTCAGTTCGCGTTCGGGGTTACCAGGATCACGTCGCCAGGACGATAGGTGTACTTCGTAGACTGAAACAGGTGCATTGAGGGCATTTTTTGTATGGCGGTTTGCCATCCAGCCCTGATCCTGCCATTCGTAGTACGTATCCCAGACGACCGAAGCCGTTTTGGGGGGAACTTCCCACTGGTGAGCGTACGGATCGCCTTTTTCCAGCTCACGTCCACTTTCATGAACGATAAAATATTTATAGGTTTCGCCCCGGCCAATGTGCGGGATGAATACTTCCCAGATGCCCGAAGAGTCCCAGCGAACATTCATCGGGTGGCTTCCTTTATCCCATCCGTTGAAATTGCCAATAACTGCAACATAACGGGCCGAGGGGGCCCAAACCGCAAAATAGGTGCCTGTTACGCCACTATACTCAACGACATGAGAGCCAAATTTCTCGTAGAGCCTGGTGTGCTTGCCTGACCGAAACAAGTAAATGTCGAAATCAGTGAAGCGGGAATAAGGCCCTGTCGAAACAGGTTGTTCGGCCGGAACGGATGGGGTAGGGGCTGCCTGTGCTTGCTTCGGTTTGGGTGATTTTGGGGGCGTTGATGTTTCCGGTTGGTTATTGTCGGGTATAGGCGACGAGTCCGTCGTAGTTTTTCGTTTTGCCATAGGTTAAACCTGATAAGCTTCCGTTAGTGAACGTAATCAGAGTCGGAAAGTTAGAAAAAAAGTGGGACGCTCAAAGGTCTTCATTCAGATTGTAAACGATTCAGACCCTGAACAAGCGCCCTGAATGATCTATTCGGTTGGTTTCACTTGCAGTAGTCCGGTTTGCAGCATCGGTACATCATGCGCAACACCGCCATCGCTCAATCGGATTTTTTCGATCTCACGCACCACATCAATGATGCCTTTCAGCGGAATTTTTACCCAGGAGGGGCGGTAGCTAATTTCATAGCCTAACTCGTAAACCGCCTTTTCGAGCAGGTAAATCAGGAGCAGAAAATTGATCTCGCTGTTGTTTTTGAACAAAGGATGCGGGGCACCGAACACGTCTAAATAGGCATCCAGAAACGTGTCTCGGATGAGGTAAAACCAGCGGTCCGATACGCGCTGTAAATGGTCAGGCTCAATACCAGCTGTTTCCGTCGAATTAAAGAGCTTAGCCGAAACGGCGTAGTGATACGATCGGATCATACCCGCCACATCTTTCAGGGGAGAGTGTTTGATCTTCCGTTCGGAAATGGTGCTTTCGGGCTCCCCTTCAAAGTCGATCATCACAAAGTCGGCACCTGCCTGGTTATTCGTTACGGCCAGTACCTGCCCCAGATGGTAGTCGCCATGAATACGGATGCGTAGCGATTGAAGTGGCCGGGTGCGGAAGTCGGCAATGAACGTGTCGATCATTTCTTTGGCTTCCATAAACACCCAGGCCAGCCGTTGCGCCTGCGGATCGAGTTTGGTGTAATTATCGATCAGGAGGGCGTACCGGCGTTCGAGCAAATCTTCGAATCGCCGGATCAAAAACTGGCGGTATTCGTCTGTAAAGGGTTCAGGCGCAAAGGCAGGGTCGGCTCCGGGTTTGTAGAGCGCACAGTGCAATTCGCCCGTTCGTCGGCCCAGCAGTTCCACTTTATCGAATACATCTTCCCGAATGGCAAACATTCGGTTCGGCACACCATACAAGAAATCATTCAGGTAGTCGCCGGTTTGCATCCACGAATCCTTGTCGTTCGGAACCATGCGTTGCACCATGCCCAGCGTAATATCGGGGCTGTCGGGTTGTTGCCATACAATGCTGCCGCCAAAAGCCGGAATGTTCGGAAAACTGCTTTCGTCCGTCAGAAACGCCACCATATCAACTTCAGGATTAGTTTCCTGAAACAGTTTACGGTACAGTTTCAGAAAGTATTTGTCACCGAACGTCATGGCCGAATTGCTAGAGTCGACGGGTAGCACGCGTGAGTTAAGCAGTTCGTCGCCTTCGTCCAGCCCCTTACCCCGTTGAAAGCTTATCTGGCCGACGGCCTGAGGAATGATCCGATTCAGGTAAATGGATGTAAACAGCACCTGCCGGAACCGCTCATCGTAAATAGCATCGATCAGTATCCCTGATTGTCCGTTCAGAGCGATCTCACCTACACGGCCTTTTTCGGGTAT
This window of the Spirosoma aerolatum genome carries:
- a CDS encoding putative maltokinase, with the protein product MSMQQPISTPTSWSETASDANFWLTLSQTVLPPYVNTCRWFAGKARPQTGFSVKTIHTLSLTDGDVAYLLVLEASYSDGVPEHYLLPLSFIPDQTVPQLSVQRADIPEKGRVGEIALNGQSGILIDAIYDERFRQVLFTSIYLNRIIPQAVGQISFQRGKGLDEGDELLNSRVLPVDSSNSAMTFGDKYFLKLYRKLFQETNPEVDMVAFLTDESSFPNIPAFGGSIVWQQPDSPDITLGMVQRMVPNDKDSWMQTGDYLNDFLYGVPNRMFAIREDVFDKVELLGRRTGELHCALYKPGADPAFAPEPFTDEYRQFLIRRFEDLLERRYALLIDNYTKLDPQAQRLAWVFMEAKEMIDTFIADFRTRPLQSLRIRIHGDYHLGQVLAVTNNQAGADFVMIDFEGEPESTISERKIKHSPLKDVAGMIRSYHYAVSAKLFNSTETAGIEPDHLQRVSDRWFYLIRDTFLDAYLDVFGAPHPLFKNNSEINFLLLIYLLEKAVYELGYEISYRPSWVKIPLKGIIDVVREIEKIRLSDGGVAHDVPMLQTGLLQVKPTE
- the glgB gene encoding 1,4-alpha-glucan branching protein GlgB translates to MAKRKTTTDSSPIPDNNQPETSTPPKSPKPKQAQAAPTPSVPAEQPVSTGPYSRFTDFDIYLFRSGKHTRLYEKFGSHVVEYSGVTGTYFAVWAPSARYVAVIGNFNGWDKGSHPMNVRWDSSGIWEVFIPHIGRGETYKYFIVHESGRELEKGDPYAHQWEVPPKTASVVWDTYYEWQDQGWMANRHTKNALNAPVSVYEVHLSSWRRDPGNPERELSYGEIADALVPYVQEMGFTHVEFMPVMQYPYAPSWGYQITGYYAPSSRFGTAQDFMRLIERLHQAGIGVLLDWVPSHFPGDAHGLYEFDGSHLYEHPDMRKGYHPDWKSYVFNYTRPEVRSFLLSNALFWLDRCHADGLRVDAVASMLYLDYSRNAGEWEPNMFGGRENLEAISLFKELNEAVYKEFPDTQTIAEESTAFPGVSRPVYTGGLGFGMKWMMGWMNDTLRYFERDPGYRKYHQDELTFSTIYAFTENFMLPLSHDEVVYGKQSLVGKMPGDEWQRFANLRLLFAYMFTHSGTKLLFMGGEFGQTAEWKFDTSLDWHLLEYAPHKGMAACVKALNQLYRTEPALYERNFSADGFEWIDTTDRENSVITYSRKGNNPNDTVLIVLNMTPIPRAHYRIGVPAAGSYKEIFNSDATEFYGSGVLNATPIASEQEAWHGRSQSIQLNIPPLGAVVLKAVN
- a CDS encoding outer membrane beta-barrel family protein, yielding MKTIFSFLLLSLLTLATTFGQALTRGTVNGQVSTSAGKALEFTTLMLLKAKDSTLVKGSISDVDGKYTFQNVGAGRYLVAAQQIGYRKTYSAPFEINEAAPARELPLLTMIDETKNLTEVKVVAQKPFIEQQVDRTVMNVENSIVASGNTALEVLEKAPGVTIDRQNDQIQLKGKAGVIVYIDGKQTYLSQQEVSNLLKNTPSDNIASIEIITNPGSKYDAAGNSGIINIKMKKNKNFGTNGNVIIGAGYGWVKNLTGARDDLPKFNTSINLNHREGKVNLFGNYSYTNRQSSQSNELNRVIPFEGKNTYFDQISFRPNQFEGHSYKAGMDYFINQKSTVGVLVNGFSNDWESAGQNNTMISNENRLLTSKAITQTGMGNKMSNITTNLNYKYDMGKGREWTVDADYVHYGGMNTNNLSTAYTNAANLPTRLNQDVRNNMPSTINIMAFKTDYVLPTKTGKWEIGLKSSYVQADNNSIYDTLQQETKKWLPDASRSNQFKYDENINAGYINYAGKLGKTKVQMGLRAEHTHSIGTSVTLNQTVDRNYLNLFPTLFLSRQLDTNNVLNFSYSRRIDRPDYQNLNPFVFYLDPYTYQQGNPFLRPQYTNAVELTHVYKNAFTTSLSFSRTSDFINRETPRQIASENITFVTPENLGNMDNLSLNLSFPVTVTRWWRMQNNINAYYQHYQTYYSGAPYEVKIGAYNVYTSQNFTLSKSVSAEVSGWYNSASQYGFYRAQPMGAFNVGVQKKMMDGKGSLKLNVSDPFWLNQFNGRAVVQDINFRVLSRWESRRIMLTFSYRFGNQNVKNARQRNSATSSEQNRVGGQN
- a CDS encoding alpha-E domain-containing protein, translating into MLSRVANSVYWMHRYIERAENYARFMSVNFNLALDLPPNVDQQWEPLLTATADNERFKKYYSEPTRENVIHFMTFDKRNPNSIVSCLSDARENARTIREVISKEMWEHLNTFYLMVRDTSPKQQWEQTQTQNFFTEIRNSIQLFYGIIDATITRNEAWHFGRLGRFLERADKTSRFLDVKYFTLLPEIELVGSTIDLMIWSAVLKSVSAYNMHRQQYRSLTPASIVEFLILDKMFPRAVAHCIRQAELSLYEISGNNITQGFGNSAERMLSKLRTDIEFTETADIFKTGLHQYLDNFQTRTNTVGDAIFQTYFDLKPIEV